A stretch of Anaeromyxobacter dehalogenans 2CP-1 DNA encodes these proteins:
- a CDS encoding NAD(P)/FAD-dependent oxidoreductase encodes MRYRISNIPLWLDEDEGLLTRRAAERLGVSAAHLREVLVIRRSLDARKKGHARWLVNLEATVDGEVHAAGADVTPAPAPEPPAPRVRAPAAPPIILGAGPAGLFCAWELLERGVPSVVVDRGKPVGPRRRDVAELMRSGALDPESNMNFGEGGAGAYTDGKLGTRIHHPAVRKVVELFARFGGVSRILAEGKPHVGSDLLPGAISAMREELERGGCTFLWGARAVDLELAGGRFRGLTLADGRTVDSDRLVLAPGNSARELFELFARRGWPVEAKPFAVGFRAEHPQPLIDRIQYGTERRHPKLPPADYKLADNPRVAGAARGVFSFCMCPGGVVVPTPTEPEMQCTNGMSNSHRSSPLANAGMVVAVSPADFAAEGFEGPLAGLEWQRKWERAAYRLGGGGYHAPAQRLSAYLAGRPGTAPGRTSYRPGVVPADLSQLFPPAVREALRAGLRSFEKRMHGFVTDEALLIGVETRTSAPCRLVRGEDLQSPALRGVYPAGEGAGYAGGIVSSAVDGLRVAEAIAAELGPA; translated from the coding sequence TTGCGGTACAGGATCTCGAACATCCCGCTCTGGCTCGACGAGGACGAGGGGCTGCTGACGCGCCGCGCCGCCGAGCGCCTGGGCGTCTCGGCCGCGCACCTCCGCGAGGTGCTGGTGATCCGCCGCTCGCTCGATGCGCGGAAGAAGGGCCACGCGCGGTGGCTGGTGAACCTCGAGGCGACGGTCGACGGCGAGGTCCACGCCGCCGGCGCCGACGTGACGCCCGCCCCGGCCCCCGAGCCACCGGCGCCGAGGGTGCGCGCGCCGGCCGCCCCGCCCATCATCCTCGGGGCGGGCCCGGCCGGCCTGTTCTGCGCCTGGGAGCTGCTGGAGCGCGGCGTGCCGTCGGTGGTGGTCGATCGCGGCAAGCCGGTCGGGCCACGCCGGCGCGACGTCGCCGAGCTCATGCGGTCCGGCGCGCTCGATCCCGAGTCGAACATGAACTTCGGCGAGGGGGGCGCGGGCGCGTACACCGACGGCAAGCTCGGGACGCGCATCCACCACCCGGCGGTGCGCAAGGTGGTCGAGCTGTTCGCGCGCTTCGGGGGCGTGTCGCGGATCCTGGCCGAGGGGAAGCCGCACGTCGGCTCCGACCTCCTGCCCGGCGCCATCTCCGCCATGCGCGAGGAGCTGGAGCGCGGCGGCTGCACGTTCCTGTGGGGCGCCCGCGCCGTGGACCTGGAGCTCGCCGGCGGTCGCTTCCGCGGCCTGACGCTCGCCGACGGCCGCACCGTCGACTCCGACCGCCTGGTGCTCGCCCCGGGGAACAGCGCGCGGGAGCTGTTCGAGCTGTTCGCCCGCCGGGGCTGGCCCGTCGAGGCGAAGCCGTTCGCGGTCGGGTTCCGCGCGGAGCACCCGCAGCCGCTCATCGACCGCATCCAGTACGGCACCGAGCGGCGCCACCCGAAGCTCCCGCCCGCCGACTACAAGCTGGCCGACAACCCGCGGGTGGCGGGCGCGGCGCGCGGCGTCTTCTCGTTCTGCATGTGCCCCGGCGGCGTGGTGGTCCCCACCCCGACCGAGCCCGAGATGCAGTGCACGAACGGCATGTCCAACTCGCACCGCAGCTCGCCGCTCGCGAACGCCGGCATGGTGGTCGCGGTCTCGCCGGCGGACTTCGCCGCCGAGGGCTTCGAGGGGCCGCTCGCCGGCCTCGAGTGGCAGCGCAAGTGGGAGCGCGCCGCCTACCGCCTCGGCGGCGGCGGGTACCACGCGCCGGCGCAGCGGCTGTCGGCCTATCTCGCCGGCAGGCCGGGAACCGCGCCCGGCCGCACCTCGTATCGCCCCGGCGTGGTGCCGGCCGATCTGTCGCAGCTCTTCCCGCCGGCGGTGCGCGAGGCGCTCCGCGCCGGCCTGCGGAGCTTCGAGAAGCGCATGCACGGCTTCGTCACCGACGAGGCGCTGCTCATCGGCGTCGAGACCCGCACCAGCGCGCCCTGCCGCCTGGTGCGCGGCGAGGATCTGCAGAGCCCGGCGCTCCGCGGCGTCTACCCCGCCGGCGAGGGCGCCGGCTACGCGGGCGGCATCGTCTCCTCGGCGGTGGACGGGCTGCGCGTCGCCGAGGCCATCGCCGCGGAGCTGGGGCCGGCATGA
- a CDS encoding arginine--tRNA ligase, with translation MVRDRVIELFRKALAQGADDGRWPAAGAGFSVEAPRDPKHGDFAVNAAMVLAKQAGRPPRELAQAIVEAVRAADTAGDLAGLEIAGPGFINVRLSPDLWLRTLARAVAEGPDYGRTAVGQGKKVIVEYVSANPTGPMHVGHGRNAVVGDGVQGLLRWAGFDVTREYYVNDYGAQVQTLARSVHLRYQELHGRTVTMPPKSYPGEYVKDIAAGLKAEYGARFLDAPEAEWLTLFRDHSVQHVLGMIRGDLAAVNISFDRWSSEKALYESGTVDRFLRFLEEKDLVYVGKLPPPKSKKGQPPPQPQPDEEGVTAAEDLTLFRSSAYGDEVDRPVKKADGTPTYFCADIAYHWDKRQRADALVDVLGADHGGYVPRLEAAMEALGASRKDLHVVLIQMVSLMRGGESVKMSKRAGTLVSLREVVDEVGRDATRFIFLTRRSDAPLDFDVELAKRQTLDNPVFYVQYGHARLAAIFQKAREAGHAVPDFDLEAARTLASPEEQDLIRRIAAFPDMLAAAALAYEPHRVAFYLQETIAAFHSWYTQGKKSGEKVIGPDPVKTAARLFLCRALKQVLANGLAVLGVSAPDRMESPETRDIADDV, from the coding sequence ATGGTCCGTGATCGCGTCATCGAACTCTTCCGCAAGGCGCTCGCCCAGGGCGCCGACGACGGGCGCTGGCCGGCGGCGGGCGCCGGCTTCTCGGTGGAGGCGCCGCGCGACCCGAAGCACGGCGACTTCGCGGTGAACGCCGCCATGGTGCTGGCGAAGCAGGCGGGCAGGCCGCCGCGCGAGCTGGCGCAGGCGATCGTCGAGGCGGTGCGCGCGGCCGACACCGCCGGCGACCTGGCCGGCCTGGAGATCGCCGGCCCCGGCTTCATCAACGTGCGGCTCTCCCCGGACCTGTGGCTGCGCACGCTCGCGCGCGCGGTCGCGGAGGGCCCGGACTACGGCCGGACCGCGGTGGGGCAGGGGAAGAAGGTCATCGTCGAGTACGTGTCGGCCAACCCGACCGGCCCGATGCACGTCGGGCACGGGCGCAACGCGGTCGTGGGCGACGGCGTCCAGGGCCTGCTGCGCTGGGCCGGCTTCGACGTCACCCGCGAGTACTACGTCAACGACTACGGCGCGCAGGTGCAGACGCTGGCGCGCTCGGTCCACCTCCGCTACCAGGAGCTGCACGGGCGGACCGTGACCATGCCGCCCAAGAGCTATCCGGGCGAGTACGTGAAGGACATCGCCGCCGGCCTGAAGGCCGAGTACGGGGCGAGGTTCCTGGACGCGCCCGAGGCCGAGTGGCTCACGCTGTTCCGCGACCACTCGGTCCAGCACGTGCTCGGGATGATCCGCGGGGACCTCGCCGCGGTGAACATCTCGTTCGACCGCTGGTCGTCGGAGAAGGCGCTCTACGAGTCGGGCACGGTGGACCGCTTCCTCCGCTTCCTGGAGGAGAAGGACCTCGTCTACGTCGGCAAGCTGCCGCCGCCGAAGTCGAAGAAGGGGCAGCCGCCGCCGCAGCCGCAGCCCGACGAGGAGGGCGTGACCGCGGCCGAGGACCTCACGCTGTTCCGCTCGTCGGCGTACGGCGACGAGGTGGACCGGCCGGTGAAGAAGGCGGACGGGACGCCCACCTACTTCTGCGCGGACATCGCGTACCACTGGGACAAGCGCCAGCGCGCGGACGCGCTGGTGGACGTGCTCGGCGCCGACCACGGCGGCTACGTGCCGCGGCTCGAGGCGGCGATGGAGGCGCTGGGCGCCTCGCGCAAGGACCTGCACGTCGTGCTGATCCAGATGGTCAGCCTGATGCGCGGGGGCGAGTCGGTGAAGATGTCGAAGCGCGCCGGCACGCTCGTGTCGCTGCGGGAGGTGGTCGACGAGGTGGGGCGCGACGCGACCCGCTTCATCTTCCTCACCCGGCGCTCCGACGCGCCGCTCGACTTCGACGTCGAGCTCGCCAAGCGGCAGACGCTCGACAACCCGGTCTTCTACGTCCAGTACGGGCACGCGCGCCTGGCGGCCATCTTCCAGAAGGCGCGCGAGGCCGGGCACGCGGTGCCCGACTTCGACCTCGAGGCCGCGCGGACGCTCGCCTCGCCGGAGGAGCAGGACCTCATCCGCCGCATCGCCGCGTTCCCGGACATGCTCGCCGCCGCCGCGCTCGCCTACGAGCCGCACCGGGTGGCGTTCTACCTCCAGGAGACCATCGCCGCGTTCCACTCCTGGTACACGCAGGGGAAGAAGAGCGGCGAGAAGGTCATCGGGCCCGACCCGGTCAAGACCGCGGCGCGCCTGTTCCTGTGCCGCGCCCTGAAGCAGGTGCTCGCGAACGGCCTGGCGGTCCTGGGCGTCTCCGCGCCGGATCGGATGGAGAGTCCGGAAACTCGCGATATCGCGGACGACGTCTAG
- a CDS encoding SPOR domain-containing protein, producing MREENVRSREKFELSLDGRQIASIVVGALVILGVIFVLGLNVGRQMAARQAEAVRGSGDLDALDRVPVAAPAPARNDLTFYDQLPKGKPSAPPPVEARPAPAPAAAPAAAPAAAPAPSATAAAAPAAPPAVAAAAPEKPAAAPPAPSPKPAAAPAPSAAAPKPAAAGAFVVQLAATQSRTEAERIAAKYRALSPRIEAADVPGKGRFFRVRAGSFGTRAEAERYLRDAERESGAKGFVTASR from the coding sequence ATGCGCGAAGAGAACGTCCGGAGCCGTGAGAAGTTCGAGCTGTCCCTGGACGGCCGCCAGATCGCGTCGATCGTGGTCGGCGCGCTCGTGATCCTGGGCGTCATCTTCGTCCTCGGCCTGAACGTGGGCCGGCAGATGGCCGCCCGGCAGGCGGAGGCGGTCCGCGGCTCCGGCGACCTGGACGCGCTCGACCGCGTCCCGGTGGCGGCCCCGGCCCCGGCCCGGAACGACCTGACCTTCTACGACCAGCTCCCCAAGGGGAAGCCGTCGGCGCCGCCGCCGGTCGAGGCGCGCCCGGCGCCCGCCCCGGCGGCCGCGCCCGCTGCCGCGCCCGCTGCCGCGCCTGCGCCGTCCGCCACGGCCGCCGCCGCGCCCGCCGCGCCGCCCGCCGTGGCCGCCGCCGCGCCCGAGAAGCCCGCCGCCGCGCCGCCCGCGCCGTCGCCCAAGCCGGCCGCCGCCCCGGCGCCGTCCGCCGCCGCGCCGAAGCCGGCCGCGGCGGGCGCGTTCGTGGTGCAGCTCGCCGCCACCCAGAGCCGGACCGAGGCGGAGCGGATCGCCGCGAAGTACCGGGCGCTCTCGCCGCGCATCGAGGCCGCCGACGTCCCGGGCAAGGGCCGCTTCTTCCGGGTGCGGGCGGGCAGCTTCGGGACCCGCGCGGAGGCGGAGCGCTACCTGCGCGACGCCGAGCGGGAATCGGGGGCCAAGGGATTCGTGACGGCGAGCCGGTGA
- a CDS encoding phosphoglycerate kinase, with amino-acid sequence MALRTIDALELAGKRVFIRVDFNVPLDPQGRVTDDARIRAALPTIRHAIQAKAKVILASHLGRPKGKPEDRQKLTLEPAAVRLSELLSQDVILADDCVGDGVKKLVRDLKDGHVLLLENLRFHPEEEKNDEAFARELASLADVWVNDAFGTAHRAHASTAGMARFVKEKAAGFLVQKEVEYLGKALGSPARPFVAIVGGAKVSDKIKVLENLIAKADAICVGGAMAYTFLKAQGVPVGKSLVEEDKLELARQILERAEARKVDLLLPVDHVCGAEPKETAERVVVNDRAIPDGLMGLDIGPKTLDRYRQRIAAAKTVFWNGPMGLFEQKPWSEGTFGVAKAMAASPAVTVVGGGDSAAAVEQAGLVDAMKHVSTGGGASLEFIEGRELPGVKACEE; translated from the coding sequence ATGGCGCTCAGGACCATCGACGCCCTCGAGCTCGCGGGCAAGCGGGTCTTCATCCGCGTGGACTTCAACGTCCCGCTCGACCCGCAGGGCAGGGTGACCGACGACGCGCGCATCCGCGCCGCGCTGCCGACCATCCGCCACGCGATCCAGGCCAAGGCCAAGGTGATCCTGGCCTCGCACCTGGGGCGCCCGAAGGGCAAGCCGGAGGATCGCCAGAAGCTCACCCTGGAGCCGGCGGCGGTGCGGCTCTCCGAACTGCTCTCCCAGGACGTGATCCTGGCGGACGACTGCGTCGGCGACGGGGTGAAGAAGCTGGTGCGGGACCTGAAGGACGGGCACGTCCTCCTGCTCGAGAACCTCCGGTTCCACCCCGAGGAGGAGAAGAACGACGAGGCGTTCGCCCGCGAGCTGGCCAGCCTGGCCGACGTGTGGGTGAACGACGCGTTCGGCACCGCGCACCGCGCCCACGCCTCGACCGCGGGCATGGCGAGGTTCGTGAAGGAGAAGGCCGCCGGCTTCCTGGTGCAGAAGGAGGTCGAGTACCTGGGCAAGGCGCTCGGCAGCCCGGCGCGGCCGTTCGTCGCCATCGTCGGCGGCGCCAAGGTGTCGGACAAGATCAAGGTCCTCGAGAACCTCATCGCCAAGGCCGACGCGATCTGCGTCGGCGGCGCGATGGCCTACACGTTCCTGAAGGCGCAGGGCGTGCCGGTGGGGAAGAGCCTGGTCGAGGAGGACAAGCTCGAGCTGGCCCGCCAGATCCTGGAGCGCGCCGAGGCCCGCAAGGTGGACTTGCTGCTCCCGGTGGACCACGTCTGCGGCGCGGAGCCCAAGGAGACCGCCGAGCGCGTGGTCGTGAACGACCGCGCCATCCCCGACGGCCTCATGGGCCTCGACATCGGCCCGAAGACGCTCGACCGCTACCGGCAGCGCATCGCCGCGGCGAAGACCGTCTTCTGGAACGGCCCCATGGGCCTGTTCGAGCAGAAGCCGTGGTCCGAGGGCACCTTCGGCGTCGCGAAGGCGATGGCGGCGAGCCCGGCCGTCACCGTGGTGGGCGGCGGCGACAGCGCCGCGGCCGTCGAGCAGGCCGGTCTCGTGGACGCGATGAAGCACGTCTCCACCGGCGGCGGCGCCAGCCTCGAGTTCATCGAGGGGCGAGAGCTGCCCGGCGTGAAGGCTTGCGAGGAGTGA
- the fdxA gene encoding ferredoxin FdxA: protein MAYVVAEPCIKCKYTDCVEVCPVDCFYEGPNFLVIHPDECIDCGACEPACPTKAIFPEESLPAKWNEYVQLNSELSKAWPNITEKKDPLPEAEEWKDVEEKRDKLER from the coding sequence ATGGCCTATGTCGTCGCCGAGCCCTGCATCAAGTGCAAGTACACCGACTGCGTCGAGGTCTGTCCGGTGGACTGCTTCTACGAGGGGCCGAACTTCCTCGTCATCCATCCGGACGAGTGCATCGACTGCGGCGCCTGCGAGCCTGCCTGCCCGACGAAGGCCATCTTCCCGGAGGAGAGCCTGCCGGCGAAGTGGAACGAGTACGTGCAGCTGAACTCCGAGCTGAGCAAGGCCTGGCCGAACATCACCGAGAAGAAGGACCCGCTGCCCGAGGCCGAGGAGTGGAAGGACGTGGAGGAGAAGCGGGACAAGCTGGAGCGGTGA
- the tpiA gene encoding triose-phosphate isomerase, with product MARTKFVCGNWKMHKTVAEAVQLVKELAAGLGDAAGKVQVAVAPPFTALHAAAQAAAGSAVEVAGQDVHWEVQGAFTGEVSAAMLAEAGCRHGIVGHSERRQLFGETDEAVRRKAGALLAAGLAPIVCVGETLAEREAGRTLEVVDRQVRQGLAGLDAGALGRVTVAYEPVWAIGTGKTATAAQAQEVHAAIRKILRDLGGSVSDAIRIQYGGSVKPENAQELMSQPDVDGALVGGASLKAKDFLAIVKGALR from the coding sequence GTGGCCCGCACCAAGTTCGTCTGCGGCAACTGGAAGATGCACAAGACGGTCGCCGAGGCGGTCCAGCTCGTGAAGGAGCTGGCCGCCGGGCTCGGCGACGCCGCCGGGAAGGTGCAGGTGGCGGTGGCGCCGCCGTTCACCGCCCTCCACGCCGCCGCGCAGGCCGCGGCCGGCTCGGCCGTCGAGGTCGCGGGGCAGGACGTGCACTGGGAGGTCCAGGGCGCGTTCACCGGCGAGGTGTCCGCCGCGATGCTGGCGGAGGCGGGCTGCCGCCACGGCATCGTGGGCCACAGCGAGCGGCGCCAGCTGTTCGGCGAGACCGACGAGGCCGTCCGCAGGAAGGCCGGGGCGCTGCTCGCCGCCGGGCTCGCGCCCATCGTCTGCGTCGGCGAGACGCTCGCCGAGCGCGAGGCCGGCCGGACGCTCGAGGTGGTCGACCGGCAGGTGCGGCAGGGGCTCGCCGGGCTGGACGCCGGCGCGCTGGGCCGGGTGACGGTCGCCTACGAGCCGGTGTGGGCCATCGGCACCGGGAAGACCGCCACCGCCGCCCAGGCGCAGGAGGTCCACGCCGCCATCCGGAAGATCCTCCGCGACCTGGGGGGTTCCGTGTCGGACGCGATCCGGATTCAATACGGCGGCTCGGTGAAGCCCGAGAACGCTCAGGAGCTCATGTCCCAGCCCGACGTCGACGGCGCGCTCGTCGGCGGGGCCAGCCTCAAGGCGAAGGATTTCCTCGCCATCGTGAAAGGTGCACTCCGTTGA
- a CDS encoding cupin domain-containing protein: MTSTFENPKRVEKPWGHELWWAHTERYVGKLLHVKAGTQLSLQYHVRKDETIHLWSGEMVLVLQEDGRLVDHPMRPGDSYHVRPGTVHRMRAVTDCDVLEVSTPEVEDVVRVQDDYGR, encoded by the coding sequence ATGACCAGCACTTTCGAGAACCCGAAGCGCGTCGAGAAGCCCTGGGGCCACGAGCTCTGGTGGGCCCACACCGAGCGCTACGTCGGCAAGCTCCTGCACGTGAAGGCGGGGACGCAGCTCTCGCTCCAGTACCACGTGAGGAAGGACGAGACGATCCACCTCTGGAGCGGCGAGATGGTGCTCGTCCTCCAGGAGGATGGCCGCCTGGTCGATCACCCGATGCGCCCCGGCGACAGCTACCACGTGCGGCCGGGCACGGTGCACCGCATGCGCGCGGTGACCGACTGCGACGTGCTGGAGGTGTCGACGCCCGAGGTCGAGGACGTGGTGCGCGTCCAGGACGACTACGGGCGCTGA
- a CDS encoding inositol-3-phosphate synthase, with protein MRKPRSIAPAKGRLAVLVPGLGAVATTLIAGVEAVKRGMGKPIGSLTQMGTVRLGKRTEKRAPLIRELVPIAALEDVRFGAWDPFPDDAYASATHASVLDHALLEQLRVPLSAVRPMPAVFSPEYVRRLDGPNVKKAPSKLELGEALREDIRRFVRENDCARAVMVWCASTEVYLEPSAVHAELGRFEKAMAASDPAIAPSMIYAWAALKEGVAFANGAPNLTVDIPALQQLARKQGVPLAGKDFKTGQTMMKTVLAPMLKARLLALNGWFSTNILGNRDGEVLDDPGSFKTKAVSKLSALQYILQPELYPDLYGHFDHQVHIEYYKPRGDNKEGWDNVDIEGWLGYPMQIKVNFLCRDSILAAPVALDVALFLDLAQRAGMSGIQEWLSFYFKSPMVAEGLYPEHDLFIQLTKLKNTLRHLAGEELITHLGLDYYEP; from the coding sequence GTGAGGAAGCCACGCTCGATCGCGCCGGCGAAGGGCCGGCTGGCCGTGCTCGTGCCGGGACTGGGCGCCGTCGCCACCACCCTCATCGCCGGGGTCGAGGCGGTGAAGCGCGGCATGGGCAAGCCGATCGGCTCGCTCACGCAGATGGGCACGGTGCGGCTCGGCAAGCGCACCGAGAAGCGGGCGCCGCTCATCCGCGAGCTGGTGCCCATCGCCGCGCTCGAGGACGTGCGCTTCGGCGCGTGGGACCCGTTCCCGGACGACGCCTACGCCTCCGCGACGCACGCCTCGGTGCTCGACCACGCGCTGCTGGAGCAGCTCCGCGTCCCGCTGTCCGCCGTCCGGCCCATGCCGGCGGTGTTCTCGCCGGAGTACGTGCGCCGCCTCGACGGGCCGAACGTGAAGAAGGCGCCGAGCAAGCTGGAGCTGGGCGAGGCGCTGCGCGAGGACATCCGCCGCTTCGTGCGCGAGAACGACTGCGCCCGCGCGGTGATGGTCTGGTGCGCCTCCACCGAGGTGTACCTGGAGCCGTCGGCGGTCCACGCCGAGCTGGGCCGGTTCGAGAAGGCCATGGCGGCGAGCGACCCGGCCATCGCGCCCTCCATGATCTACGCCTGGGCGGCGCTGAAGGAGGGCGTGGCGTTCGCGAACGGGGCGCCGAACCTGACCGTGGACATCCCCGCGCTGCAGCAGCTCGCGCGGAAGCAGGGGGTGCCGCTCGCGGGCAAGGACTTCAAGACCGGCCAGACCATGATGAAGACCGTGCTCGCGCCCATGCTCAAGGCGCGGCTGCTCGCCCTGAACGGCTGGTTCTCGACGAACATCCTGGGCAACCGCGACGGCGAGGTGCTCGACGATCCCGGCAGCTTCAAGACCAAGGCGGTCTCGAAGCTCTCCGCGCTCCAGTACATCCTGCAGCCGGAGCTGTACCCCGACCTCTACGGCCACTTCGACCACCAGGTTCACATCGAGTACTACAAACCGCGCGGCGACAACAAGGAGGGGTGGGACAACGTCGACATCGAGGGCTGGCTCGGCTACCCGATGCAGATCAAGGTGAACTTCCTCTGCCGGGACTCGATCCTGGCGGCCCCCGTCGCGCTCGACGTGGCGCTGTTCCTGGACCTGGCGCAGCGCGCCGGGATGTCCGGGATCCAGGAGTGGCTCTCGTTCTACTTCAAGAGCCCCATGGTCGCCGAGGGCCTCTACCCCGAGCACGACCTGTTCATCCAGCTCACCAAGCTGAAGAACACGCTCCGCCACCTGGCGGGCGAGGAGCTCATCACCCACCTCGGGCTCGATTATTACGAGCCCTAG
- the gap gene encoding type I glyceraldehyde-3-phosphate dehydrogenase: MARIAINGFGRIGRCIVRAAIERGEKDLEFVSINDLTDTKTLAHLLKYDSVHGVLNADVKATDKGIVVNGKEIQVTAIKSPADLPHTANKVDLVLECTGLFTERAKAEGHLQAGGPRVLISAPAKGPDITIAYGINHQQLDLAKHKIISNASCTTNCLTPVAKVLLESFGIKRGLMTTIHSYTNDQNLLDLPHKDLRRARAAALSMIPSTTGAAKAVAEVIPALKGKLHGTAVRVPTPNVSLVDLTVELEKSATAEEINAEFKKAAEGALKGVLEYSEAPTVSVDYNHNPHSSIFDATNTFVIDGNFAKVFAWYDNEWGFSNRMVDVAKLVTK, translated from the coding sequence ATGGCGCGTATCGCAATCAACGGCTTCGGTCGCATCGGTCGCTGCATCGTTCGCGCTGCCATCGAGCGCGGGGAGAAGGACCTGGAGTTCGTCTCCATCAACGACCTCACCGACACGAAGACCCTGGCCCACCTGCTGAAGTACGACTCCGTGCACGGCGTCCTGAACGCCGACGTGAAGGCCACGGACAAGGGCATCGTGGTGAACGGCAAGGAGATCCAGGTCACGGCCATCAAGTCGCCGGCCGACCTGCCGCATACCGCGAACAAGGTGGACCTGGTGCTGGAGTGCACCGGCCTGTTCACCGAGCGCGCCAAGGCCGAGGGCCACCTCCAGGCCGGCGGGCCGCGGGTGCTGATCTCGGCGCCGGCGAAGGGCCCGGACATCACCATCGCCTACGGCATCAACCACCAGCAGCTCGACCTCGCGAAGCACAAGATCATCTCGAACGCGTCCTGCACCACCAACTGCCTCACGCCGGTGGCGAAGGTCCTGCTCGAGTCGTTCGGCATCAAGCGCGGCCTGATGACGACGATCCACTCGTACACGAACGACCAGAACCTGCTCGACCTGCCGCACAAGGACCTGCGCCGGGCCCGCGCCGCCGCGCTGTCGATGATCCCGTCGACCACCGGCGCCGCCAAGGCGGTCGCCGAGGTGATCCCGGCGCTGAAGGGCAAGCTGCACGGCACCGCGGTGCGCGTGCCCACGCCGAACGTCTCCCTGGTGGACCTCACGGTGGAGCTGGAGAAGAGCGCCACCGCCGAGGAGATCAACGCGGAGTTCAAGAAGGCGGCCGAGGGCGCGCTGAAGGGCGTGCTCGAGTACTCCGAGGCGCCGACCGTCTCGGTGGACTACAACCACAACCCGCACTCGTCGATCTTCGACGCCACCAACACCTTCGTCATCGACGGCAACTTCGCGAAGGTGTTCGCCTGGTACGACAACGAGTGGGGCTTCTCGAACCGCATGGTGGACGTGGCGAAGCTCGTCACGAAGTGA
- a CDS encoding tetratricopeptide repeat protein: MTQLWLALAAGSLAAIVAILLAERLRRRRDEAQAYLKGVRSIVQGDPDAAIEALSDAARLGTPEAVDTYLALGALFRREGDLARAVRLHRNMLLGRGLDPARRAEVERELAEDYRRSGMLAEAAELYARLAEGDGDRAAAEGLRDVRVEQGDLAGAVALQRRLGPGDGDPVLAHLLAAQAREALRGDPAQAAALAREGLAAHPRSADAWMALAEAEAAAGATAAALDAAGRSLEEDPRAALLAWPALAAVPDAAAAEAFAAARAAARPDDPALHLLHGRALHRCARNPEAVAALRLALERDRVGEVSLAMRELLHQAAAPGPDDLAARHDLLVAALLRRGKAPRCERCGSDAPSRAWRCRRCGAFDAYP; encoded by the coding sequence GTGACGCAGCTCTGGCTCGCGCTCGCCGCCGGCTCGCTCGCCGCGATCGTGGCGATCCTGCTCGCGGAGCGCCTGCGCCGGCGCCGCGACGAGGCGCAGGCCTACCTGAAGGGCGTCCGCTCCATCGTGCAGGGCGACCCGGACGCCGCCATCGAGGCGCTCTCCGACGCCGCGCGCCTGGGCACGCCCGAGGCGGTGGACACCTACCTGGCGCTGGGCGCGCTGTTCCGGCGCGAGGGCGACCTCGCCCGTGCGGTGCGCCTGCACCGGAACATGCTGCTCGGCCGCGGGCTCGACCCGGCGCGGCGCGCCGAGGTGGAGCGCGAGCTGGCCGAGGACTACCGGCGGAGCGGCATGCTCGCCGAGGCCGCCGAGCTGTACGCCCGGCTGGCGGAGGGCGACGGGGATCGCGCCGCGGCCGAGGGGCTGCGCGACGTGAGGGTCGAGCAGGGCGACCTGGCGGGCGCGGTGGCGCTGCAGCGGCGCCTCGGCCCGGGCGACGGAGACCCGGTGCTGGCGCACCTGCTCGCGGCGCAGGCGCGCGAGGCGCTGCGCGGCGACCCGGCGCAGGCGGCGGCGCTCGCGCGAGAGGGGCTGGCGGCGCACCCGCGCAGCGCGGACGCCTGGATGGCGCTCGCCGAGGCGGAGGCCGCCGCGGGCGCGACCGCCGCAGCCCTGGACGCTGCGGGCCGCTCGCTCGAGGAGGACCCGCGCGCCGCGCTGCTGGCGTGGCCGGCGCTCGCCGCGGTGCCGGACGCCGCGGCGGCCGAGGCGTTCGCGGCGGCCCGCGCGGCCGCGCGCCCGGACGACCCGGCCCTGCACCTGCTGCACGGCCGCGCGCTGCACCGCTGCGCGCGGAACCCGGAGGCGGTGGCGGCGCTGCGCCTGGCGCTGGAGCGCGACCGGGTGGGCGAGGTGTCGCTGGCGATGCGGGAGCTGCTGCACCAGGCCGCCGCGCCGGGCCCGGACGACCTCGCCGCCCGCCACGACCTGCTGGTCGCGGCGCTGCTCCGCCGCGGCAAGGCCCCGCGCTGCGAGCGCTGCGGCTCCGACGCACCGTCGCGCGCGTGGCGGTGCCGCCGCTGCGGCGCGTTCGACGCCTATCCCTGA
- the secG gene encoding preprotein translocase subunit SecG: MITLVTVLHVLVCIFLILVILLQAGKGGGMGAGLGGGGSQTVFGGRGSQTFLGKVTSVSAGIFMLTSVTLAYHASRTTSVVEREAAPAPAPFAPGAQLPAPAQPAPAQQPAAPAPAQPAPGK; the protein is encoded by the coding sequence TTGATCACGCTCGTCACCGTCCTCCACGTCCTCGTCTGCATCTTCCTCATCCTCGTGATCCTGCTCCAGGCCGGTAAGGGCGGGGGCATGGGCGCCGGCCTGGGCGGCGGCGGCTCGCAGACGGTGTTCGGCGGGCGCGGCTCCCAGACGTTCCTCGGCAAGGTGACCAGCGTGTCCGCGGGCATCTTCATGCTCACCTCGGTGACGCTCGCCTACCACGCGTCCCGCACCACCTCGGTGGTCGAGCGCGAGGCCGCCCCGGCCCCGGCGCCGTTCGCGCCGGGCGCTCAGCTCCCCGCGCCGGCGCAGCCCGCGCCGGCCCAGCAGCCGGCCGCGCCGGCCCCGGCGCAGCCCGCGCCCGGCAAGTAG